The following coding sequences lie in one Alloacidobacterium dinghuense genomic window:
- a CDS encoding response regulator transcription factor, giving the protein MARHVLIFGLIGGILIAALQWTEYQFLVIEHSMAIYGALIAAIFAALGIWLGIKLRSSRQKIVVKEISVPTEKPFVLNERKRGDLGITRRELEILELIAQGMSNREIAGKLYVSENTVKTHCSRAFDKLGAKRRTQAVQLGKEFGLLPK; this is encoded by the coding sequence ATGGCGCGCCACGTACTTATCTTCGGCTTGATCGGCGGAATCCTGATCGCCGCTCTTCAGTGGACTGAGTACCAGTTCCTGGTCATCGAACATTCGATGGCAATCTATGGGGCGCTGATCGCCGCCATCTTTGCCGCTCTTGGAATCTGGCTTGGCATCAAGCTGAGATCGTCGCGGCAAAAAATTGTTGTGAAAGAAATCTCCGTCCCGACCGAAAAGCCGTTCGTCCTGAACGAGAGAAAACGGGGTGACCTCGGCATCACACGCCGCGAGCTTGAAATCCTTGAACTCATCGCCCAGGGCATGAGCAATCGCGAGATCGCAGGAAAACTCTACGTGAGCGAGAACACGGTCAAGACGCATTGCAGCCGTGCCTTCGACAAACTAGGAGCCAAGCGACGGACACAGGCCGTCCAGCTCGGCAAGGAGTTCGGTCTGCTTCCGAAATGA